A genomic window from Streptomyces sp. MST-110588 includes:
- a CDS encoding acyl-CoA dehydrogenase family protein, whose amino-acid sequence MTRSPGGPAAPADAARADASPVSTASANTGPDLVRTAAELAAALRDRAADWDQRQELPPEVRRTVAEAGLLGVAVPPEYGGSGLGAAELGEVCAHLGGVCSALRGLVTVQSMVAAALLRWGTEAQRARWLPPLARGTRIAAFAATEPDAGSALAHVRTRVENVEEEAAGKNDKDRAEAIAVGSGQVVVTGHKRWITFGRSADVFLVLGRSAAGPVTVLVEADRPGVRREPVSGQLGMRAADIAHVRFDAVTVPRENLVAPAGAGLTHVAATALDHGRFTVAWGCVGMAEACVADAAEHAVRRTQGDVALAGHQLVGALLARAAVETAAARELCARAARLRTGRGLRAVTETIVAKYAAAQAAGSAAHSAVQVLGSAGCGPESRAGRFFRDAKIMEIIEGSQQVAELHIADRLFRQHGLGGTSHADVTSRTEASA is encoded by the coding sequence ATGACGCGCTCTCCTGGCGGTCCCGCGGCCCCCGCCGATGCGGCCCGCGCGGACGCGAGCCCCGTCAGCACGGCCTCCGCGAACACGGGCCCGGACCTGGTCCGTACGGCCGCCGAGCTGGCCGCCGCGCTGCGTGACCGGGCCGCCGACTGGGATCAGCGGCAGGAGCTGCCGCCCGAGGTGCGCCGTACGGTGGCCGAGGCCGGTCTGCTCGGTGTCGCCGTCCCCCCGGAGTACGGCGGCAGCGGGCTCGGTGCCGCCGAACTGGGCGAGGTCTGCGCCCACTTGGGCGGGGTGTGCAGCGCGTTGCGCGGGCTGGTCACCGTTCAGAGCATGGTGGCGGCGGCACTGCTGCGCTGGGGCACCGAGGCACAGCGCGCACGCTGGCTGCCGCCGCTGGCACGCGGTACACGGATCGCCGCCTTCGCCGCCACCGAACCGGACGCGGGCAGCGCGCTGGCACACGTACGCACCCGGGTCGAGAACGTCGAGGAGGAGGCTGCCGGGAAGAACGATAAGGACCGGGCCGAGGCGATCGCCGTCGGGTCCGGGCAAGTGGTGGTGACCGGCCACAAGCGGTGGATCACCTTCGGGCGGTCGGCAGATGTCTTCCTGGTGCTGGGCCGGTCGGCAGCGGGGCCGGTCACGGTCCTGGTGGAGGCGGACCGGCCGGGGGTGCGCAGGGAGCCGGTGAGCGGGCAGCTCGGCATGCGGGCCGCGGACATCGCGCACGTACGCTTCGACGCGGTCACCGTGCCGCGCGAGAACCTCGTGGCGCCCGCCGGGGCCGGTCTGACCCATGTGGCGGCGACCGCGCTGGACCACGGGCGCTTCACCGTCGCCTGGGGCTGTGTCGGCATGGCCGAGGCGTGTGTGGCGGATGCGGCGGAGCACGCCGTACGGCGTACGCAGGGCGATGTGGCGCTCGCCGGCCACCAGTTGGTCGGGGCGCTGCTCGCCCGTGCCGCCGTGGAGACCGCGGCGGCGCGCGAACTGTGCGCGCGGGCCGCGCGGTTGCGGACCGGGAGGGGCCTGCGCGCGGTGACCGAGACCATCGTCGCCAAGTACGCCGCCGCCCAGGCCGCCGGTTCGGCCGCGCACAGCGCCGTACAGGTGCTCGGCTCGGCAGGCTGTGGCCCCGAGAGCCGGGCCGGCCGCTTCTTCCGGGACGCGAAGATCATGGAGATCATCGAAGGGTCACAGCAAGTGGCGGAACTGCACATAGCCGACCGGCTGTTCCGACAGCACGGGCTCGGCGGTACGAGCCATGCGGACGTCACGAGCCGTACGGAGGCGTCGGCATGA
- a CDS encoding acyl carrier protein → MTSPTTSSAATNPATATNPDPSTTAPLEETPGATREASLEETLGEVTAFLTAALRQDIAPEDDYFALGLADSLFALELVTFVEERFGLSVEVEDLDLDSFRTAAAVAAFVGRKTGRP, encoded by the coding sequence ATGACCTCGCCGACGACCTCGTCCGCGGCCACGAACCCGGCCACGGCCACGAACCCCGACCCGTCCACGACCGCGCCCCTCGAAGAAACCCCCGGAGCGACTCGCGAAGCATCCCTCGAAGAAACCCTCGGGGAAGTCACCGCGTTCCTCACCGCGGCCCTGCGGCAGGACATCGCGCCGGAGGACGATTACTTCGCGCTGGGGCTGGCGGATTCGCTGTTCGCCCTGGAGCTGGTGACGTTCGTCGAGGAGCGGTTCGGGCTGTCGGTGGAGGTCGAGGACCTCGATCTGGACAGCTTCCGCACCGCGGCGGCCGTCGCCGCGTTCGTCGGCCGCAAGACCGGCCGGCCATGA
- a CDS encoding 3-oxoacyl-ACP synthase produces the protein MAELPETAGLGPAERGVALGLGIERVRADDSVDAVTLAERAARGALAAARLTPQDADALIVVESRAPQTLLSSEATRLQHLLGADRAITFSVGGLGCVSLTPALLAARGLLAADPATRHVLVAHGSKPATPGRYRHPVTVNGDGGQALVLSRTGPVRLLDIVQETNGAYWDLFHVAFRDRPTARWREECQDPAAYSFRLAIETRNRLRALLGGLLERNGMCPGDITGFISQNLSVGSFGFTEEALDVKLLPVCRENLREYGHLGPNDIFLNLYSAVERKELAVGDRAVLINVSPVAAWSLLLVEIGDLELTE, from the coding sequence GTGGCGGAACTGCCGGAGACGGCCGGGCTGGGACCGGCCGAGCGGGGTGTCGCTCTGGGCCTGGGAATCGAACGGGTACGGGCCGACGACTCCGTGGACGCGGTGACGCTGGCCGAGCGTGCCGCGCGCGGCGCCCTGGCCGCCGCACGGCTGACTCCCCAGGACGCGGACGCGCTGATCGTCGTGGAGTCCCGGGCGCCGCAGACCCTGCTCAGCTCGGAGGCGACCCGGCTCCAGCACCTGCTCGGGGCCGACCGGGCGATCACGTTCTCGGTGGGCGGGCTGGGCTGTGTCTCCCTCACGCCGGCGCTGCTGGCGGCCCGTGGACTGCTCGCCGCCGACCCCGCGACGCGACACGTACTGGTCGCCCACGGGAGCAAGCCCGCGACTCCCGGACGCTATCGCCACCCGGTGACGGTCAACGGGGACGGCGGGCAGGCGCTGGTGCTCTCCCGGACCGGTCCGGTACGGCTGCTCGACATCGTCCAGGAGACGAACGGGGCGTACTGGGACCTCTTCCACGTCGCTTTCCGGGACCGCCCGACCGCTCGGTGGCGCGAGGAGTGCCAGGACCCGGCCGCGTACTCCTTCCGGCTGGCGATCGAGACCCGCAACCGGCTGCGGGCCCTGCTCGGCGGGCTTTTGGAGCGCAACGGAATGTGTCCCGGCGACATCACCGGATTCATCAGCCAGAACCTGTCGGTGGGCAGTTTCGGGTTCACCGAGGAAGCTCTCGACGTGAAACTCCTGCCGGTCTGCCGGGAAAACCTGCGGGAGTACGGGCACCTCGGCCCCAACGACATCTTCCTGAATCTGTATTCCGCCGTCGAGCGCAAGGAACTGGCCGTGGGCGACCGGGCCGTACTCATCAACGTGAGCCCGGTGGCGGCATGGAGTCTGCTGCTGGTGGAAATCGGAGACTTGGAGCTGACGGAATGA